The Dromaius novaehollandiae isolate bDroNov1 chromosome 9, bDroNov1.hap1, whole genome shotgun sequence nucleotide sequence CATCGGACCTGCGGactggcccagccccagcctcgtCTTTCTCCGCGCTGGCAGGCCGGGCTGGGCTGACCCTGCTCTCCCGCTACCGTATGCTCCGAGGAAGGGCAGATACAGCACGTCGTGCCCCAGGCCAGCTTGGGAAAGCCGTGCAGCTGGGAAGGTACAAAAGCCCAGAAGCAgatcttttgatttcatttttaatgagttGCATCAATGCTATTTAAGCAGAGTCATAGCAGCGCCTTGCGAACATCTGCCAGGGCAGATGCAGTGCCATCAGGGCACTCGGACACGTGCGAAAACGGTGAGCAGCATCCGAGGCAGAGCCTGCCAGCTGGAGGGGTGCAGGGGAAAGCCTCTGGCGCCCAATGCATTACACAGGCAGGATGAGAGCTGCGTTTGCCCCTCGCCCGTCCTGCGCATGGACAAGCAAACGGACCCTTCTCTTTGGGCCTGGTTGCAGGCACCCTCAGAGCTGAGCCTTTGGTGGTGCAGAACCAGCCTTGCCAGAGGCAAGAGAAGACACATGCAGGCAGTGGGGGGATGGAGCAGCGTTGAATTTCTGGACATTTTTAGGCTTCTCAGACTTTAAATGCAAAGGGCCAGATCTGAATTTTAGTGAGAAGGTTTGCTGACTTGGCAGGAACATATTCCTACACCCCTGTACCAGAGAACATGTTCAAACACCCCAGTGGCAATTCCTAGGGAGGCAGTGCCTGTGGGGTAGCTCAGCCATTGCGTATGCCTAACAGGCCCGGAAACATCAGAACAAAAATAGCAGACAAACCTATGGGTGCATGGTGACAGGCTTTCCCACAGGACTAACATTTGTACCTCACAGCTCATACCCTTTTGCATCCACACACTTGAGGATTCGCAGCAACAGCAAAACTTCACGTCTGGgcttcagcatttcttttcttcaccCCTTAGCTTTGAATCAGTCAGCTACTCTGCAAAAGTAAGTCAGCATGAGACAGAAGAGGAGGAATAGCAACAGAGAGAACAACCACAAGGAGTAATGGTCAGGGCTGGCAAACTACCGTTAGCAGAGGGATTATGACTCTAGGTAAAGAAGTCCTAATGGATGCTAAGGGAAGCAACAGAGTTCATAGCTGGTGTGGTGCCGTCGGAGTTACATCTCAGGAGGGCAGTTGAGCTGGTCCGTGGGCACCATTTTCTCGGTGTCAATCTTGTAGGATTGGAGAAGGCTCTTCAGGCTGTCCACGGTTTCCGGGTGCATATCGGGAGCTCTTGAAAAAATCCAGGCATAGTTGACGTGGAAGAGCCAGATGATGTTAGTGCAGGAGTAAACCAGCGAGTAGTTCTCGTAGTCGGTGGAGATGACCCAGTAAGGGGTAGAAGGTGTGACTAGGAGAAAGAAGGGCATCGTTAAACACCGTGGGCAGCCAGCTCTGGACCGCTCTGCAGCAGACTGCCGGAGCCACATCTCCTGGGGGCTGTGCCCcatcctgctgcagctgggccatGCCATCGTGGCCAGAGCAGGGAGCTGTGATTTAGGAAAATATATCAGAACTCCTTGTTCTGAGCAGAGTGACTCGAGAAAGCCGCAAAGCCCCGAATGTGTCACGCTGTGACCTGAGCAGCTAGCCCAGCCCTCCGAAACCCATCCTGCTCGTACACGTGGGGGGGGACTTGCTGGCACGGGTGAGCTGCAAGCAGAGGAGCACGAAGCACCACCTGCCTCCCAGCACGCGTTGCCCCGCGGCAGGGCCCTGCAGAGCCACACGGAGCCGGGGCAGCggaaagcagcagtgctggccGATCCCACCAGTACCAGCCACCTGGGCAAATCCCCTTCCCAGTCAGGCTGCTATGTCTGACGCATCTGCTCCCATGAGTGGCAGCTACTCCAGCTTCCAGCCATGAGGCGGAAGGTAGAAGCTGGTCCAGCAGGCCGGAGTAAGCATGCAGGGATTTGCTGCTGGTGCATTTGGAGATGCCAGGCGTGGGTCCCCAGGGCCCGCGAGGACGCTGGCCCTGCGCGCTCTGCAGGTGCGACAGATGCCGGCAGGGCGTTACTGGCACATAGCCAGGTCTGTGTTCAGCTATGGACAGTAGCTGTCTGTGCATGGCCCCTGCTCCACCCGCTTCTCCAAACAACTCCTCTGGTAGTGCCCCAAACAGCCAAGGAAGAGGTGTGAGAAAGTACAAAAGAAAAGGGGCGCAAAGGAGAGACTAGTTTTCGCTTTCCAACACGTTGCTGTGGATGGAGGAAAGTGCTGTGTAACATGAACAAAATGCACCGTACCTCAGCAGGCTCTGTGGCATGTCACATTAGCAAGcgaaacaaaagcaaacaaaaacacgTTATTAAAGCTTAATAGAAGCAGCTTGTAAGCAAAGGCAGTATGCACTGTGCTGGGTTCAGAAAAATGAGCCTGTTCTCGGCTTGGGCAGTGGCTGCTGGGCCGCCTGcccccacctccagcccctgcTTCCCCATCTGTAACATGGCACGTAGTGACGGTAGTGCTGCTAATCTTCCTTGCTTTGGGATCAGCTGGTGAAACGTACTCTGCCACTGCTAAAGGCTATTGCTGTATGTAATGGCTAAATAGCATCAAACCTCTGCCTGCTGGTCCCAGCGTTGGTCCTAACCCTTTCCCTAGGCCGCAGTCCCCACTGTGCTGACGTGAAGCCCCTGGGGCAGGTTTACCTCTTGCTCTGCAAGTCTTACATTTTCAATAACATTACAGTTACTTGCTTTATGCCCCTGCACACAGCCGGGCTCGCGGCGCTGCGGCAGCCAGTGGCCCACGCCGGAATCCGGCGCCGGCTGTGCACAGCTCCGGGCGACACACTTACACCAGTTAAAGCTGATGCCCAACTTGGCTGGCTCCTTCACGTCTGCATGTGTGATTTCTCCTTCGAGTTCTTTAACTTTGCCATTAGACCTAAGGAGAGAATGACAAGGTGAGGAATAAAATTAGGTGAGTTTGAAATCACGTTTAAGGTTTTATTTCCAGGAACTTATCCCTCCTGATTCATCCATCTACCAAGGGGTGGTGGAAACATGTCCCAGCTAACCACAGCTTCCCCAGAAGAGCAGGCCAGCCGTGT carries:
- the APOD gene encoding apolipoprotein D, which encodes MLRTAALFSVLLGLVGFGKGQTFHMGPCPDPPVQEGFDIAKYVGKWYEIEKLPSNFEKGRCIQAHYLLQDNGRVKVISKELQSNGKVKELEGEITHADVKEPAKLGISFNWFTPSTPYWVISTDYENYSLVYSCTNIIWLFHVNYAWIFSRAPDMHPETVDSLKSLLQSYKIDTEKMVPTDQLNCPPEM